One Micromonospora sp. FIMYZ51 genomic window carries:
- a CDS encoding PspA/IM30 family protein translates to MANPFVKGWKYLMALFGARIDEHADPKVQLQQAIDEAHRQHQALVQQAAAVIGNQRQLEMKLSRQMSDVERLQSNARQALVLADQARAKGDEAEAGRYEQSAQTLATQLVSAEQSAEDLKTLHDQALAAAGQARRAVENNSMILQQKLAERAKLLSQLEQAKMQESVAASLESMSALTAPGTTPSLDEVRDRIERRYANAMGRAELASNSTEGRMLEIQKATLDTAGSARLDQIRASMAGEQLGAGTGQGAVGSQPAAASNDPAVARLDEIRASMSRDRGTGDTSAAG, encoded by the coding sequence ATGGCGAACCCGTTCGTCAAGGGTTGGAAGTACCTGATGGCGCTTTTCGGCGCCCGAATCGACGAGCACGCCGATCCCAAGGTGCAGCTCCAGCAGGCCATCGACGAGGCGCACCGGCAGCACCAGGCGCTCGTCCAGCAGGCCGCAGCGGTGATCGGCAACCAGCGACAGCTGGAGATGAAGCTGTCCCGGCAGATGTCCGACGTCGAGCGGTTGCAGTCCAACGCCCGGCAGGCGCTGGTCCTCGCCGACCAGGCCCGGGCCAAGGGTGACGAGGCCGAGGCCGGCCGCTACGAGCAGTCGGCGCAGACCCTGGCCACCCAGTTGGTCTCCGCCGAGCAGTCCGCCGAGGACCTGAAGACCCTGCACGACCAGGCGCTCGCCGCAGCCGGGCAGGCCCGCCGCGCGGTGGAGAACAACTCGATGATCCTCCAGCAGAAGCTGGCCGAGCGCGCCAAGCTGCTCAGCCAGCTGGAGCAGGCCAAGATGCAGGAGAGCGTGGCCGCCTCGCTGGAGTCCATGTCCGCGCTCACCGCGCCGGGCACCACGCCCAGCCTGGACGAGGTCCGCGACCGCATCGAACGCCGCTACGCCAACGCCATGGGCCGCGCCGAGCTGGCCAGCAACTCGACCGAAGGGCGGATGCTGGAGATCCAAAAGGCGACCCTGGACACCGCGGGCTCGGCCCGGCTGGACCAGATCCGGGCCAGCATGGCCGGTGAGCAGCTCGGTGCCGGCACCGGACAGGGTGCCGTGGGTAGCCAGCCGGCGGCGGCGAGCAACGATCCGGCGGTGGCGCGGCTCGACGAGATCCGGGCCAGCATGAGCCGCGACCGCGGCACCGGCGACACCAGCGCCGCCGGCTGA
- a CDS encoding zinc finger domain-containing protein, translating into MPEGDTVWNTARVLDRALAGAQLTGSDFRVPRLATTDLTGWAVLGCVSRGKHLLLRLAAPDDARWTLHSHLRMDGTWRTYAPGERWAARPAHLIRAVLRAPTTTAVGYHLHDLALLPAAEEDRLVGHLGPDLLGADWDPAEAVRRLAAQPEESIGVALLDQRNLAGIGNLYKCEALFLRGVHPWTRVREVSDLAALVVLAQKLLAANRGRWTQSTTGSVRRGQTSYVYGRRAQPCRRCGTAIRKEELGERVTYWCPNCQPTP; encoded by the coding sequence GTGCCCGAGGGAGACACCGTCTGGAACACCGCCCGCGTCCTGGACCGCGCGTTGGCCGGGGCCCAGCTGACCGGCAGTGACTTCCGGGTGCCTCGACTGGCCACCACCGACCTCACCGGCTGGGCGGTGCTCGGGTGTGTCAGCCGGGGCAAGCACCTGCTGCTGCGGCTGGCCGCCCCCGATGACGCCCGGTGGACGCTGCACTCGCACCTGCGGATGGACGGCACCTGGCGGACGTACGCGCCCGGGGAACGCTGGGCGGCAAGGCCGGCGCACCTGATCCGGGCGGTGCTACGCGCGCCGACCACCACCGCCGTCGGCTACCACCTGCACGACCTGGCCCTGCTGCCGGCCGCCGAGGAGGACCGCCTCGTCGGCCACCTCGGCCCCGACCTGCTCGGCGCGGACTGGGATCCGGCCGAGGCGGTACGCCGACTCGCCGCCCAGCCCGAGGAGAGCATCGGCGTGGCGCTGCTGGACCAGCGCAACCTGGCCGGAATCGGCAACCTCTACAAGTGCGAGGCGTTGTTCCTGCGCGGAGTCCATCCCTGGACGCGGGTGCGCGAGGTATCCGACCTGGCCGCTCTGGTCGTCCTGGCCCAGAAGTTGCTCGCCGCGAACCGGGGCCGGTGGACGCAGAGCACCACAGGTTCGGTTCGGCGCGGCCAGACCAGCTATGTCTACGGGCGGCGGGCCCAACCGTGCCGCCGCTGCGGCACCGCCATCCGCAAGGAGGAGTTGGGCGAACGGGTCACCTACTGGTGCCCCAACTGTCAGCCCACCCCCTGA
- a CDS encoding SAM-dependent chlorinase/fluorinase, translating to MTSGTGDEAPASTGFVSLTTDYGLADGFVAACHGVIARIAPAVRVLDVTHLVPPGDVRRGAAVLAQTVPHLPIGVHVAVVDPGVGTARRGLALAAPGGFLVGPDNGLLLDAADALGGVTAVVELTSPEWLAPRVSATFHGRDVFAPVAARLAAGARLAGAGPAVDPATLVRLPEPVVEQRPDGFTAEVLTVDHFGNVQLAAPAALLAPLPARVRVSPAGDRAAIEAVHGRTFGDAPVGALVAHADSADLVALSVNGGRAADLLAVRPGTLLRVDRSAGAGAAPVPPA from the coding sequence GTGACAAGTGGAACCGGCGACGAGGCACCGGCATCGACCGGGTTCGTCTCGCTGACCACCGACTACGGCCTGGCCGACGGTTTCGTGGCGGCCTGCCACGGGGTGATCGCCCGGATCGCGCCGGCCGTCCGGGTGCTCGACGTGACCCACCTGGTGCCGCCCGGTGACGTACGCCGGGGCGCTGCGGTGCTGGCCCAGACCGTGCCGCACCTGCCGATCGGGGTGCACGTGGCGGTGGTCGATCCGGGCGTCGGCACGGCCCGCCGAGGGCTCGCGCTGGCCGCGCCCGGCGGGTTCCTGGTGGGGCCGGACAACGGCCTGCTGCTCGACGCCGCCGACGCGCTCGGCGGGGTGACCGCCGTGGTGGAGTTGACAAGTCCGGAGTGGCTGGCCCCTCGGGTGTCGGCCACCTTCCACGGTCGGGACGTGTTCGCGCCGGTGGCGGCACGGCTGGCGGCCGGCGCGCGGCTGGCCGGGGCCGGTCCGGCGGTCGATCCGGCGACCCTGGTCCGGTTGCCCGAGCCGGTCGTCGAGCAGCGGCCGGACGGGTTCACCGCCGAGGTGCTGACGGTGGACCATTTCGGCAACGTGCAACTGGCCGCTCCCGCCGCTCTCCTGGCGCCGTTGCCGGCACGGGTGCGGGTGAGCCCGGCCGGCGACCGTGCCGCGATCGAGGCCGTGCACGGGCGTACCTTCGGGGACGCACCGGTGGGCGCCCTGGTGGCCCACGCCGATTCGGCCGACCTGGTTGCCCTTTCGGTCAACGGTGGCCGCGCCGCTGACCTCCTGGCCGTCCGCCCCGGTACGCTGCTGCGGGTCGACCGATCCGCGGGTGCTGGCGCGGCCCCCGTGCCACCCGCCTGA
- a CDS encoding ornithine cyclodeaminase family protein — MTVLISDAEVAAALDAKTTVDAMRAALLAGYEGRLVAPPRAAVPLGGGRMVLTAGHLVGQWYGYRAYDTFGHPETEQLVVLHDGRTGAVRAVAVGEELGSRRTGGLGGVAVDALARPDAATLGVIGSGGQAWTQVWAAAAVRSLREVTVHSRSAARREAFAARVRAELDIPARAVDTARAAVRDRDVVVLATTSPTPVLAAADLAPGSHVNAVGFKQRDRAEFAADLLDRAAVLVSDSPAQATSYAPPMLAAEPPYGSRLGDLGAVLAGAAPGRTGADQISVFCSVGLAGTEVFLLDRLVRLLATTASG; from the coding sequence ATGACCGTGCTCATCTCCGACGCGGAGGTCGCCGCCGCACTCGACGCAAAGACCACAGTGGACGCGATGCGCGCGGCCCTGCTGGCCGGGTACGAGGGTCGGCTGGTGGCTCCGCCCAGAGCCGCCGTGCCGCTGGGCGGCGGCCGGATGGTGCTGACCGCCGGACACCTGGTGGGCCAGTGGTACGGGTATCGGGCGTACGACACCTTCGGGCACCCCGAGACCGAACAGCTGGTGGTGCTGCACGACGGGCGTACCGGCGCGGTGCGGGCGGTCGCGGTGGGGGAGGAACTGGGCTCCCGGCGTACCGGCGGGCTGGGCGGGGTGGCGGTGGACGCGCTGGCCCGTCCGGACGCGGCCACGCTCGGGGTGATCGGCTCCGGCGGCCAGGCGTGGACCCAGGTCTGGGCCGCCGCCGCGGTGCGTTCGCTGCGCGAGGTGACGGTGCACAGCCGCTCGGCCGCGCGGCGGGAGGCGTTCGCTGCCCGGGTCCGGGCCGAACTCGACATCCCGGCCCGCGCGGTGGACACCGCCCGGGCGGCGGTACGTGACCGGGACGTGGTGGTGCTGGCCACCACCAGCCCCACGCCGGTGCTGGCCGCCGCCGACCTGGCCCCGGGCAGCCACGTCAACGCGGTCGGGTTCAAGCAACGCGATCGCGCCGAGTTCGCCGCCGACCTGCTGGACCGGGCCGCCGTGCTGGTAAGCGACTCCCCGGCGCAGGCCACGTCGTACGCTCCGCCGATGCTCGCCGCCGAGCCGCCGTACGGGTCGCGGCTGGGTGATCTGGGCGCGGTGCTGGCCGGTGCCGCACCCGGCCGCACCGGCGCGGACCAGATCTCGGTCTTCTGCTCGGTCGGTCTCGCCGGCACCGAGGTGTTCCTGCTCGACCGCCTGGTCCGGCTGCTCGCGACGACCGCGTCCGGCTGA
- the pgsA gene encoding CDP-diacylglycerol--glycerol-3-phosphate 3-phosphatidyltransferase, protein MTGATESAPLPVVARVPVVNAANALTALRLALVPVFVAAAIVSGMTHTGWQVVASLIFAVASLTDFVDGWIARRFELVTAFGKVADPIADKALTGAALLLLSAYDRLPWWVTIVILARELGITVLRFWVIRRGVIAASRGGKVKTGLQILAIAWYLWPMPAALALIGPWIMGAAVAVTVLTGFDYLAQALRLRRSTR, encoded by the coding sequence ATGACCGGCGCGACGGAGTCCGCCCCGCTGCCGGTGGTGGCCCGGGTGCCGGTGGTCAACGCGGCAAACGCGCTGACCGCGCTCCGGCTGGCGTTGGTGCCGGTCTTCGTCGCCGCCGCGATCGTCTCGGGCATGACGCACACCGGCTGGCAGGTCGTCGCCTCGCTGATCTTCGCCGTCGCCTCGCTCACCGACTTCGTGGACGGCTGGATCGCCCGTCGGTTCGAGCTGGTGACCGCGTTCGGCAAGGTGGCCGACCCGATCGCCGACAAGGCGCTCACCGGTGCCGCCCTGCTGCTGCTGTCGGCCTACGACCGGCTGCCGTGGTGGGTGACGATCGTCATCCTCGCCCGGGAACTGGGCATCACCGTCCTGCGGTTCTGGGTGATCCGACGCGGTGTGATCGCCGCGAGCCGGGGCGGCAAGGTCAAGACCGGCCTACAGATCCTGGCCATCGCCTGGTACCTGTGGCCGATGCCCGCCGCCCTGGCCCTGATCGGTCCGTGGATCATGGGCGCGGCGGTCGCCGTGACCGTGCTCACCGGCTTCGACTACCTCGCCCAGGCCCTACGGCTGCGCCGCAGCACCCGCTGA
- a CDS encoding helix-turn-helix transcriptional regulator: MVLLRRVIGDALRARRQGQHRTLREVSSAANVSLGYLSEIERGQKEPSSELLAAICDALGARLSELLREVSDTVALAEQMPGVLVPVQDGPAESTPVAAASVARSAGRGVHQVSSDGTVAVSVRQDSPLKATLRSARVRPADRTDRDVVCAA; encoded by the coding sequence ATGGTCCTGCTACGCCGGGTGATCGGTGACGCACTGCGGGCGCGCCGGCAGGGGCAGCACCGCACGCTGCGCGAGGTGTCTTCCGCCGCAAACGTCAGCCTGGGGTACCTGTCCGAGATCGAACGTGGCCAGAAGGAACCCTCAAGCGAACTGCTCGCCGCGATCTGTGACGCGCTGGGCGCCCGCCTGTCCGAGCTGCTTCGCGAGGTGAGCGACACGGTCGCGCTCGCCGAGCAGATGCCGGGCGTGCTCGTTCCGGTGCAGGACGGGCCGGCCGAGTCGACGCCGGTCGCCGCGGCGTCGGTGGCCAGGAGTGCCGGTCGGGGCGTGCACCAGGTCAGCTCGGACGGCACCGTGGCCGTCTCCGTGCGCCAGGACTCCCCGCTCAAGGCCACGCTGCGCAGCGCCCGGGTCCGCCCGGCCGACCGCACCGATCGGGACGTGGTCTGCGCCGCCTGA
- a CDS encoding CPCC family cysteine-rich protein, with amino-acid sequence MDDRWVPAACPCCASRTGGGTCPVCFWTDDGQGDADADVVRGGANGDMSLSLARLNFAIYGACHPRYQDLVRSPRPEELP; translated from the coding sequence GTGGATGATCGCTGGGTACCCGCTGCCTGCCCCTGCTGCGCGTCCCGGACCGGTGGGGGCACCTGTCCCGTCTGCTTCTGGACCGACGACGGCCAGGGTGACGCCGACGCCGACGTCGTACGCGGGGGAGCCAATGGCGACATGAGCCTCTCCCTGGCCCGGCTCAACTTCGCCATCTACGGTGCCTGCCACCCCCGCTACCAGGACCTGGTGCGTTCGCCACGCCCGGAGGAACTGCCCTGA
- the rimO gene encoding 30S ribosomal protein S12 methylthiotransferase RimO — protein MVSATSPDDQPGSARAAESSADDGRRVALLTLGCARNEVDSEELAARLHADGWQVTTDGEGADVVVVNTCGFVEKAKQDSIQTLLAAADTGAKVVAAGCMAERYGRELADSLPEARAVLSFDDYPEISARLDAVVAGREFAAHTPRDRRELLPLTPVARRDSAVSLPGHGNAADVDEHTPAHLRPVLRRRLDAGPVASLKLASGCDRRCAFCAIPAFRGAFVSRTPDELLAEAEWLAKSGVRELVLVSENSTSYGKDLGDPRALEKLLPQLAVIDGIVRVRVSYLQPAETRPGLVEAIATTPGVAPYFDLSFQHSSEPVLRRMRRFGSTDRFLELLAGARALAPEAGARSNFIVGFPGETRADVDELVRFLTEARLDAIGVFDYSDEDGTEAAGLPGKVSAATLKRRYDKLSALADELCSQRAEDRLGSTVEVLVDSVDGDVVEGRAAHQAPEVDGSTTLVAPETGGVDLAALRPGDLVRATVTGTEGVDLVAVPDEMISAAPGAAR, from the coding sequence ATGGTGTCTGCCACCTCCCCTGATGACCAGCCCGGCTCGGCGCGTGCGGCGGAGTCGTCCGCCGACGACGGCCGCCGGGTCGCCCTGCTGACCCTGGGCTGTGCCAGAAACGAGGTCGACTCGGAGGAACTGGCCGCCCGCCTGCACGCCGACGGCTGGCAGGTGACCACCGACGGCGAGGGCGCCGACGTGGTGGTCGTCAACACCTGCGGGTTCGTGGAGAAGGCCAAGCAGGACTCCATCCAGACGCTGCTGGCCGCCGCCGACACCGGGGCGAAGGTGGTTGCCGCCGGTTGCATGGCCGAGCGGTACGGCCGGGAGTTGGCCGACAGCCTGCCCGAGGCTCGGGCGGTACTCAGCTTCGACGACTACCCGGAGATCTCCGCCCGGCTGGACGCGGTGGTGGCCGGCCGCGAGTTCGCCGCGCACACCCCCCGGGACCGGCGTGAACTGCTGCCGCTGACCCCGGTCGCCCGCCGCGACAGCGCGGTCTCGTTGCCTGGCCACGGCAACGCCGCCGACGTCGACGAGCACACCCCGGCGCACCTGCGGCCGGTGCTGCGCCGCCGGCTGGACGCCGGTCCGGTGGCCTCGCTCAAGCTGGCCAGCGGCTGCGACCGGCGCTGCGCGTTCTGTGCCATCCCCGCCTTCCGGGGCGCCTTCGTCTCGCGTACCCCGGACGAGTTGCTCGCCGAAGCCGAGTGGCTGGCCAAGAGCGGCGTACGCGAGCTGGTGCTGGTAAGCGAGAACTCGACCTCGTACGGCAAGGACCTGGGCGACCCGCGCGCACTGGAGAAGCTGCTGCCGCAGCTGGCGGTGATCGACGGCATCGTCCGGGTCCGGGTCAGCTATCTCCAGCCGGCCGAGACCCGGCCCGGCCTGGTCGAGGCGATCGCCACCACCCCGGGCGTGGCGCCCTACTTCGACCTGTCGTTCCAGCACTCAAGTGAGCCCGTGCTGCGCCGGATGCGCCGTTTCGGCTCCACCGACCGGTTCCTGGAGCTGCTGGCCGGCGCGCGGGCACTGGCACCGGAGGCCGGGGCGCGGAGCAACTTCATCGTCGGGTTCCCCGGCGAGACCCGGGCCGACGTCGACGAGTTGGTCCGCTTCCTGACCGAGGCCCGGCTCGACGCGATCGGGGTCTTCGACTACAGCGACGAGGACGGCACCGAGGCCGCCGGGCTGCCCGGTAAGGTCTCCGCCGCCACCCTCAAGCGCCGGTACGACAAGCTCAGCGCGCTCGCCGACGAGTTGTGCTCGCAGCGCGCCGAGGACCGCCTCGGCTCGACCGTGGAGGTGCTTGTCGACTCCGTGGACGGCGACGTCGTCGAGGGGCGGGCCGCGCATCAGGCACCCGAGGTGGACGGCTCGACCACGCTCGTCGCACCGGAGACCGGCGGGGTCGACCTGGCCGCGCTGCGCCCGGGTGACCTGGTCCGGGCCACCGTGACCGGCACCGAGGGCGTCGACCTGGTGGCGGTACCGGATGAGATGATCTCGGCGGCGCCCGGCGCGGCGCGGTGA
- a CDS encoding CinA family protein produces the protein MGIREAEGSMGSAAAGVVHRLTERRQTVATVESLTGGLLAATIVEIAGASVAYRGGLVVYATELKGRLAGVPAQLLAERGPVDPDVAAALAEGGRRRCEADWALATTGVAGPEPQDGKPVGLVYVAVAGPDGTEVRKLDLDGGRDRIRAGAVTGALRLLAEHIQVPDTADQPSTAVGRD, from the coding sequence ATGGGCATCAGAGAAGCCGAAGGATCCATGGGCAGCGCGGCGGCCGGTGTGGTGCACCGCCTCACCGAACGGCGGCAGACGGTGGCCACCGTCGAGTCGCTCACCGGTGGCCTGCTGGCCGCCACGATCGTCGAGATCGCCGGGGCGAGCGTCGCCTACCGGGGCGGGCTGGTGGTCTACGCCACCGAGCTGAAGGGGCGGCTGGCCGGCGTACCGGCGCAGCTGCTGGCCGAACGCGGCCCGGTCGACCCCGATGTGGCCGCGGCGCTCGCCGAGGGCGGACGACGCCGCTGTGAAGCCGACTGGGCGTTGGCCACCACCGGGGTGGCCGGCCCGGAGCCCCAGGACGGCAAGCCGGTCGGGCTGGTCTATGTCGCGGTCGCCGGGCCGGACGGCACCGAGGTGCGCAAACTCGACCTCGACGGCGGGCGCGACCGGATCCGGGCGGGTGCGGTGACCGGGGCGCTGCGGCTGCTCGCCGAGCACATCCAAGTTCCGGACACCGCCGACCAGCCGAGCACCGCGGTCGGTCGCGACTGA